DNA sequence from the Poecilia reticulata strain Guanapo linkage group LG19, Guppy_female_1.0+MT, whole genome shotgun sequence genome:
catgACCATGTTATTAACCTTTCATAAGCTGGAGTTGTGAAATACAGATATGTTCGACCACAatccacattttcattttgtaatgGTCCATCTCAGATACCTCTGGGCCCAGAGAAGCCGGCCTTATGTTGAGGTTTACTAGAAATGCTTTTCTAGTAAGAACTGAATAAATTTCAGTCagtctgttaaatatttattccttGCATTATTGTACTTTATTACACACAACTCAATTTACACACTAATGAGTTGATTGTCTTATATGTGCTGGTTAGTGGGTCTGTTCCTGGCACTTCACACAGCCTAAatagaaacatatttactgaGACAAATCTTGATGTGTTTCATTTAAGTTAAAAACCTAACTTGACCTAAATTCTAACTGTGAGGTTAAAGGTCAACTTCAGTTCATCCGACTGCAGCGCTCTTGTTTTCATTCTGCACATTTAAAAGTGAGAACTGATGTCAAGCTGGACCCGTCTGGAGGAGCGTGGGGCTAAATGCCCGTTAGCGGGGAAGCAGCGATGGATGGTGGGGGCGGTGGGAGGTTAAGGGTCGGGGGTTGGGGGGGGACACATACGTGCGGGATTCCCCACTGCAGAACGGAGTATACCTCTCTATACACGGACTGGAGAGCCGTCGCACCTGACGGAtctgaaaacaacagtttaCAGCTGGACTCAGTAATGGAGAGGCAGAGAGCTCCTTTCCAACACACCTCAAACCGCCTCGCGGTGGTCAGATTCTGATCGGTGGATCGATCCTAAACCACATTATACTgcacttaaaaaacaaagacagtgtGGCCTTGTGTACAGAAATGCACAAGtagtatagaaaaaaaacacatttcatcaacCACATTTGTAGGAACAAGTTAAGCCATTTCCTAAATTTAAAAGCACAGAGGTCAGTTTGTGGTGGATCATTGTTCGAGTTAGGAAAGAAACTatagagacagaaaaagaagaaacttcaCAAGCTGTGaacatgtgtatgtgtgtgtgtgtgtgtgtgtgtgtgtgtgtgtgtgtgttttgtaaatATGGGCTACTGATCGTTTCACACAGTGTTTGAACTAATAACTCAGAGTTGAGGCGCTCCTTTCTCCGATGCACTTACTTGTAAGCGCCACATGGTGGCACCACTTCGCTGGCTcataaaagtcagaaatgatGCACATTAGTATAGACTGCTGCGACCTCTGTCTGTTTGCACTGCACCCACATTTAAGGAGGTTCCTGCACAGCTTCAGCTGACGAGATACGCACCGTGTTGGCTGAGCGCCCGGGCCCGCGCTGGGCAACAATCGCCCCGGAGACGGCCTTGATCCAGCTGTGCATGTCCTCTGGACTGTCAGCCTGAAAGACACATACCCACAGAGTTGATTCAGCTTATTCCAGTGATATTATGAACTCATATTGtagtgatttaaataaataaatcaggcaGTTCTGAGAATTGTTGCTGAAGTGAGTCTCATCCAGAAAACCCAGATGAATTCGGCCAGTGTCACCTGTATGAAGAAGGTTCTGGAGTTGGTGACCATCTCGAAGAGGTTGTCTCGCATCATCAGCTCGCTGCAGAACACAGAACGGAGTAGCTTTTGAACACCGTGGCTTTAGCAAAGCTCTGATGGCTTCAAGTGCTAACTGACCTCTGTTTGCATTCCTGGACTTTCTGAATCTCCTTCAGCGGGATAACTCTCAGTGCCTCCCGGTCCtgacaaagaataaaatatgtccCATAATAAGGGTTTGAAACTTAAgagtttttaagacttttttttttttaataccaccTTGCATTAAatttaagagcaaaaaaaaaaagctatgaaTATAGGAGACGGTTAGAGGATTCTGCTGTATTAAAGTAAAGCATGGCAAAAACAGAGAGAGTTTTGGGGTCTCACTACTAGACACAGAAAAGTTAGCTAGCTGGCTAGCAAGGGTGTATTAGCAGCTAGTCACCGGTAGCATAAACCGCCTCAAGTCACAGAATGCAGTGAAGATGTCTGATAGAAAAGTCccaggagagaaaaaagaaacatacaatATACAAAGTTAAATAGTCAtgcaacaaaatttaagacattttaaattaattttagatacatgaatttaatACGTTTTAAGGATGAACGGACACCCTctgtaaatgacagaaaactttCAAAGGAAGGATTCCCGCACCAGCTAAAAggaatttctttgtttcatgcTATTCTACGTCATCTAGTTCTACTTAGGCAATGATTTTagtttctagatgtgcaaagctggtcaAGACTAAGCCCAAAAAGACTTCCTGCTGTCACTGCAGAGAACGAAAACTCAGCTCTGTTTTTCCAGATCTTTTTTTAACAGCAgtgcttattttattaatcagatCACCTGATCTCAGCTGCCTCTACAAATGAACACACAGCCTGAGGGCACACAACCTGGGTGTGTCCACATGCGCTTCGACAGGTCCTGGTTGGGATGTCATTCGCTTAATTTGTCCACACACGGATCTTACGGGGAGGAATTTAGAGCGCGTGCTGCTGCGTGTACAGACAAACATCCCAAAAATTCAAGGCAAAATGAGCCTTGAATTTAGCTAGCTAAGGTGTTTTGGCTAGTGTTACCTAGCTAAAACACCTAGCTAAGTCCAGAACAGGTTCTCAAGACACAACAAATATACAAAGATACACGATTTCTGTTTGATACGAAGACAAAGAGCTGCCAGACCTGCTGCTGAAGGAAAATACtctaaatttcttaattttaagaTCGACATTTTCTCCGGTCTGGAGCTGAATAACAGCCGTCTGGTTCCAGCTTGATGTCAAACACACACCACCTCATCCCATTTTCTCACCAGGTCGGATTTGTAGTAGCTGAGCGCATTTTCATCCAAGATGAAGTACCTCCTCTTCCAGTTcctcatctaaaaaaaaaaaaaaaatacagaacatcAACACTAGTTTATCGTATGCATCGTCATGAAAGCTAGAGAaggtgtctgtctgtctgctctcACCACAGCTCCCTGTTTAACGCAGTATCCCGCCTTTATGAAAGACTGGTCCTGCGCTCCTCTGGACAGGAAGTACGGCAGCTGGTTCTGAGCCCGCTTCCCTCGGTCCGACCCGTTCTGGCCTTCGCTCTGCTCCTACAACAAACACCCACATGTTCAGGATTCATCTTAACCTGGCGTAACGTTAAGGTTCTGTTTAAGACAGACgggggaaaacaaaaaccatcttGCCCTCTCCGCAGCATCACAGAGCTGCTCCAGTGCCTCACTGTGGACAGGCGGTTCTTTTTAATGTGTGATTCATTCTTCCTTCTCCAAAATGCGCATAGAtccaaaaagttcaagttttGACTTATAGAGCTCCACAGAACAGAATCCTAAAACCTATCTGGCCTATTTATACAGAAGTGAGGAAACTGCAGCGGACATTACAGGTTCTGTTGGGTCGCTAGTGGTGTACGTCTTGCAGTTCAGGTTTTGAGTACGCCAGGAAACTGGAAACAGAAGCTACTCTTACTCTAACTTTAAACCTGCAAACTTGTATATCTACTACTATTTAGGACATTTGCTAGCAAACAAGTCCAGGTATTTCAGGTGTTTTATTTGACCTCGCTTAGTTGCATTCAGTGCATCTGAGAGCTTTTTGCCTTTGCAAAAAGTGTGGCGTTATGACAAATTTTATTAtcaattcatttaaattttagacTGCAGTATTCAATTAGAGTAGGATTAAGTGTTAAATTGTGAGGAAATTCTTGTCATAATTCTATTATTGAACTAGTTAAATCTGATCTTTCGCAGGTTCCTTGTTGTAATGAGCATAATTTGTAGAACAGTGTTGACTAAAATTTAAGAGAgttgtatttttgaaatatgaaaaaccgCTTTAATTTAAGTTGAAAATGATCTAGGGAGCAACTGGCATTGTTATTTACTATcgaacataaaaagaaaatcagaccGCAGAGGgagtgagacaaaaaaataagttgaaCTGATGCAACGATAACCACTTTTAATTAGTGTTAGCTCCTTCTGAGAATTATTTTTTGGTAGTTTTCTGGTGCCATAACAAATTGCAAAAATAGAAAGACGTAAGCCTACCCTCAGTAATGCAACTGTAGTTGCCCAACAATGTGGGGAAGTTTATAGATGTAAAGTAAGTCCAGTTTATcaattatgaattaaaaaactgtaattaagaTAATAATTATGAATTATTTCCTAATATTTTTCTGTACACGTattcaaaaatcacaaaaacaaaatgaatgaaaaagaaaaagaccaaaCAGAAATCACAAATGTATGCATCTTCTCCATTTTGAATACGCCATACACGATTTTGAATCAGTCCTCTACTGTAGATGTTTGGAGTTTACACCATTTTCTGataatggcttttttttttaagtagatcCAGTTTTGATAAGTAAAATTAGTTCGCAAAAGAAAACCTCTGCATTTACTCTCGGGTCATTTTTCCCCAGCAGTTGTGAAGCCCAGTAGGTTTTAATGAGACACAAACAGTCGGAGCAGCAGAGCTGTTGTGTTCTGGGTGAAACGCACAGCCGCATACCTGCAGAGACAAGACCAGACCTGCTGCTGATAGACAACGGCTCTGACTGGGGGAAGCGTTACCTGCGTGGCTGTGATGATTGGAACTCCACCTATGATCTCCGTTTTGTAAGAGACCTGCTTCATAGCGCCGAGGGCTTCCTGTGGGGTCTCCACATAGGCGGACTGGCTCTCTCCAGACTTTGGCACCTGAAACGCAACGAGACAGTAACGCCTCAGACCCGACTCGGGAGATCAGAACCGACCCGTGGAGCCGAGCTAGGTTTTATTAGCCTtccagacatttattttgatgttctagaaaaaaaaaaaaggaaaagcagtaAAATTACAAGTGGGTGAGGTTTGTTGAGTCACCCATTCGTCATCTTTCagtcctcctgcagcagcagttaCCAATGGAGCTGAAATATTCctaataatatgttttattgttattatcatCATTGCGCATACTTTGACCAACTATCTGTTATAAACATGCACTCATATGCAAAATGTGTGTCTcaatgaggctttttttttggtcaaattagAAATCCTTTTCAAAACTAAATCaggaaataaaagattaaaaatatttgttgctaaTTTGATGTGATATTCTAGCCCTAGAATTATCCGTTTCcaatgaaaaatcaacacaattaAGGCTTGAAAACGTCGTTTAAATGTAGGGGGAGCTTTAATTCTGGATGATGTTAACGACTTCCCTTCTCTAGAGGATTGAAAACAACTTGAGATTTAgaattttgtacaaaatgtgAGCCAAAGTTACTTACTACTTAGAAAAGTCTCCGTTAAATTAAATCTAACTTTGTAGACTTAGAATCATACAggtctaaaagaaaaaaaaccctataaTTTATATTAGAGATGCAAAGACCCGATGTTAATATCTGCATAGGTGCCCGATCCGTTAGGACAGATCTATTCAGTTTAATTCTATGCTCTGTgctctgaatttattttacattttacttagaAATCCTAATTGCgttttctgaaccatttgaattaaggtttgtttcagtttattttctacATGTTTCACCAATGCAGTCaacctgttgtttttaatcGGTTTCAGTTCCCCTATTATTTGATTTACACTGGCTGTTATCCTCCTgactgcactgactgaacaaatgaaagttgtttttacgtGTTTGGTGTAtgtaagtgtgctgtactgccTCACACAAATTTGTATTTCAGTATATTTAagtctgtttaaaaacagaaatgtcttaagtcaattcagcacaGTTTTTTCTGCGCcagccgatactaaacctcagacatcggtatcggaagtgaagAAAATAGATCGGTGCATcgctgatttatttaaatattcttgTTCTCCAAATAGTGTAGTTTTAGAGTCAACTTATCCCGGATTTCTGGAGTTAATTTACCTCAAAGGAAGTTTGGAATCGTCccttctcctctttctcttttatttaccaGTGTAGGATGTTATTTGTCTAAAGGTTTTTGTGTCTCGCCTTCCAGACGATTTTTGCAGACATTCTAAAATCCCTACAATTAAAAGATAGTTTTGACGCAGAAGCTTTTCTAATTGACCCTGCGGCTTCGAAGCCGGAGGATAATTTGGAAAGCGCATCGGCCTGTGAAGCCCCACAACTTTCCGACGAGGCTCTGAGGAGAGCGGATCGAGCTTCATCGGTCCGGTCTGATGGCTAATTTTCCATCTGCTGTGGCCCGAGGCCGAGTGCAGAGTGTGGGATGGCTGCGACGTAAAACAGGGTCAACTATGGATCCATCTGTGCCCAACCCCATTTGTGCGTGTATCTGTGTGCGCGAGTCTCACTGTGATCTTGGTGGCGTTGTTCAGAACACTGATCCATTCCACCAAATCCTGCTGGTCGTTGGCCTGCAGGTAGAACTTCCTCATGCCTGCGTTTATAACTGCgaagagataaaaaaacaaaacaaaaaaaacaggggaCGATATGTAAATACTCCCGCTTATCACAAGACCCGATAAAACCAAAGACAAATCCGCTCCGCCGCATGGAGATCTAAAAATATCCGCTTGTTTCTGGTTTCTCAGAGCCAGAGAGGATGCACGTCTCGGCGTTAACATCCCATCTAGATGCAAACACATGTGCACATGTCCGCACACAACGGTTCGGTCATTGTCATTGCACGGTTTCCTCCTATTGAGTGACAAAGAGCTGCTGTTCCACGCGGCAGGAAAAACAAGTAGCGCGGGACAAAAGGGAGGAAGTAAACTCAAGAGATGAGGAAaaagggggagggagggaggaagggagaggaagagaagaaggaggGCGGAAGAAGTGGAGAGATGAGGAAGgacagaag
Encoded proteins:
- the plekha1b gene encoding pleckstrin homology domain-containing family A member 1 isoform X2; the encoded protein is MPYVDRQNRICGFLDIEEIENSGRFLRRYFILDTEQGNLLWYMDNPQNLPKGADNVGFLKLTYISKVSDATKLRPKAEFCFVINAGMRKFYLQANDQQDLVEWISVLNNATKITVPKSGESQSAYVETPQEALGAMKQVSYKTEIIGGVPIITATQEQSEGQNGSDRGKRAQNQLPYFLSRGAQDQSFIKAGYCVKQGAVMRNWKRRYFILDENALSYYKSDLDREALRVIPLKEIQKVQECKQSELMMRDNLFEMVTNSRTFFIQADSPEDMHSWIKAVSGAIVAQRGPGRSANTIRQVRRLSSPCIERYTPFCSGESRTSTVTLPLPPPPPPSTTPSTRNRSTQNPQRVLSLTLDTRHQDNFLGLLPWRLSGIQPVMIPLPSARSRLSLQETVQTSK
- the plekha1b gene encoding pleckstrin homology domain-containing family A member 1 isoform X3 yields the protein MPYVDRQNRICGFLDIEEIENSGRFLRRYFILDTEQGNLLWYMDNPQNLPKGADNVGFLKLTYISKVSDATKLRPKAEFCFVINAGMRKFYLQANDQQDLVEWISVLNNATKITVPKSGESQSAYVETPQEALGAMKQVSYKTEIIGGVPIITATQEQSEGQNGSDRGKRAQNQLPYFLSRGAQDQSFIKAGYCVKQGAVMRNWKRRYFILDENALSYYKSDLDREALRVIPLKEIQKVQECKQSELMMRDNLFEMVTNSRTFFIQADSPEDMHSWIKAVSGAIVAQRGPGRSANTIRQVRRLSSPCIERSTVTLPLPPPPPPSTTPSTRNRSTQNPQRVLSLTLDTRHQDNFLGLLPWRLSGIQPVMIPLPSARSRLSLQETVQTSK
- the plekha1b gene encoding pleckstrin homology domain-containing family A member 1 isoform X1, producing the protein MPYVDRQNRICGFLDIEEIENSGRFLRRYFILDTEQGNLLWYMDNPQNLPKGADNVGFLKLTYISKVSDATKLRPKAEFCFVINAGMRKFYLQANDQQDLVEWISVLNNATKITVPKSGESQSAYVETPQEALGAMKQVSYKTEIIGGVPIITATQEQSEGQNGSDRGKRAQNQLPYFLSRGAQDQSFIKAGYCVKQGAVMRNWKRRYFILDENALSYYKSDLDREALRVIPLKEIQKVQECKQSELMMRDNLFEMVTNSRTFFIQADSPEDMHSWIKAVSGAIVAQRGPGRSANTEHSDPPSPTSASTFYYSLNTEPQHPEPSAGAQPDAGHSPPGQLPGPPAVAPQWNPARDDSVAFSAFPPFFAGDGADLKVTEAERPCAGGGGDPNTEEPDSEMTLM